The DNA segment ATATATCGAATCaactaaacaaatacaaactacacaGCCACCTATTTAACAATATACAAACACAACGACCAAACATCAATGAATCTTTCTTGAAATGTGAGATGGCAGAATATCAAAGACGAAAGTCACTACAGAAAGCAGAGTCATTGCTCTTCTTTGGAGATGCAAATTGTTAATCTCTCAACTAAATGATAATTTAGAAGCTTTAACATGATAATTTATattaactaggtgttttgtccgcaatacgggcttaaacattttcataatttttgaaaagttctttgttcactatattcattatactaaaataaatcttaaaataacttaatattatattttttattatataattaaatttttctatttgattaatatttaattatatagtttatgttttaactttttactaaaattctttttaagaaaacaatacaatatatatatgtagaaattatcttttttttttatatttttagattttgataattcaatattctattttgattatatgattaagaattttatttgattaatatttagttatataattcatattgGGTGGGCCATTCCATCAAATCGTTGAGAAGGGGCCCCCAATCTCGTATTTGATGGAATGGCGTGGCGATAGACTTCGCTTCTACGACTGCCTCCCCAGCCGTTGCAAACACTGAGCGAGAACGGTAAAGGGCGCACAAACTATATCGTTGCGCGGGGATTCACCAAGCTGGGGCAAACTAAGCCGTTCGTGGTTGGTGGGGCGGATTAGGAATGCGAAGGCCTTTACTTCGAAAGGAGACCCGCCCACTATTACCACGAAAAAAGCCCTGCCCTTTTCCTTCGCTACTAGGAAAGTAAGCAACCTCTATTAGCGCCGGACCTTGAGTCGAATTGATCGTGTCATGTGCAACGTCCATCAATGATGGTTCATTAATGTCCATAGATTTAGACTCCTTCCCCCTTCCCTACTACGAAAAAGATCGAGAGGAGCCCGAACCAAACCAAGAACGGcttggtttttaactttttatatataattcatgtttttaactttttactaaaagactttttcagagaactatacaatatatacagaaattatctcttttttaaattatattgtcagattttggataactcttattattattaattttaatcaattatcttatcaaataatttaaaatttcatttttattttttaatttagttatatattttatagattaagggtataaacgatattaaccgctctaacttttaacgtgagagctcgattccaaaaatttactttaacatgataatttatattaatacgaTCCGCAAATGGAAGTCTATGTTCACTTACAATATGTGGAATATGTATGTTTTCACAATACTTTATGAATGAAACATATTTACCAATATTTCACTTTAATAAGATttcaaacaatatatataaataaatttaaatgtcTATATAAAGGTTTTGAAACTCAACGTCAactgaaaatttaataaaaatatattcagatTCCATATTTGCACTGCACTCTTCTAGTCTCACCTATGTTTCTTTATTTACCAGTGTTCGAAAATACGCCCAACGCGGCCGCCTATACAGTCACTATACGCTATGCGGCTTTGCAACATAGCGAAATCATCAAATACGGCTTATAAGGTTTGTTAGAAAACGGACGTATACACGGCGAATAGTGCGCACAAATGGTGCCGTCTATAcgtttgcattttttttttgctctgcgcatgtttgttttgttttaaatattataatacttTCGTCTATTTGTTGGTATGTAGTTTCATTAGCAGTGTTCAATGCTATAATAGTCTTTGCTAAGTGAACTTTTTATAGTATGAATTATAATATTTGCAAAATACGATCAGTGATTTCTTACTACACATTTATTTTTCCAAAAACTGCAGAAAATCATTCAAGGAATTTTGGTATGGCTGGGTCATCTGCAAATTCAAATCTGAACCAAGCAGGATCTTTCAAAATTTCCAGTATTGAAAaccttatattatttttattttaatattaatcatcaataaattatatatagggcaattgtcaataatagcaccttttgaagtttatatctcaaaaatagcactagaaggagaaagtcacaaaaatgacattcattaaagggtaaaatatccttaatacccttagtttaaaattaaataaacaaacaaaaataaataaaaataaataaaataaaaaaaatgaaaaaaagaaaacttttttttagtttcagattatatgttttcagattcgaaatttttataacttttttttttgaaactttttttttcgaaatttttttttattttttttttcaagttttcgttttataatttaaaaatactttttgaaactgttttctgaaatttttattttttattttagtatttattttttataaaattttaaatcctaattccaaaaccccaccccttaactctaaaccctaaggtttggattaattaacccaaggggtataagtgtatatttacctctttaatgaaacctatttttgtgactttgagccttgagtgctactttaggaacaaaaacttggtttggtgatatcatagtctttttctcttatatatatagatatatattatatctgcTTAGGCTCCGTTTAGGCGTCCGCGTATACAGCTATACGCTAGGCGCTGGGTCACCGCACAGTGAGCGCATAGCGTATTTTAGAACACTGTTATTTGCctttaaatgttttgtttatttccATATATACCCTTCATCTTCCCTCAAATTCGATCTCTCTCCTCCCTCTGCTTCACCAATAAatacgtagagagagagagagagtttttgaGATCATCGTCGTCGTCACCATGCCTTCCGAGCTAACTCAGGAAGAACGATCCGAACTCACCCAATCCATCTCCGAGTTTCACACTTACCACCTCGGTCCGGGAAGCTGCTCCTCGCTCCACGCGCAGAGAATCCACGCGCCGCCGGAGATCGTCTGGTCAGTCGTCCGTCAATTCGACAAACCGCAGACCTACAAGCACTTCATCAAGTCCTGCTCCGTCGAAAAAGCATTCGAGATGCGCGTCGGGTGCACGCGCGACGTGATCGTGATCAGCGGGTTGCCGGCGAACACGTCGACGGAGAGGCTCGACATGCTCGACGACGAGAGGCGAGTGACGGGGTTCAGCATCATCGGAGGCGAGCACAGGCTGAGGAACTACAAGTCGGTGACGACGGTGCACAGGTTCGAGAAGGAGAAGCGGGTCTGGACGGTGGTTCTTGAGTCGTACGTTGTGGACATGCCGGAAGGGAACTCGGAAGACGATACGCGTATGTTTGCTGATACTGTCGTTAAACTCAATCTGCAGAAACTCGCGACGGTCACTGAAGCTATGGCTCGTAACGCCGGCGACGGGAGAGGTTCTCGGGTGACCTGAAagagaaaacataaaattatatataaatggaAAGAATATGGAaaatcaatttgtttttttctttctctaaatTACTATATTGGGATATGTTATTTACGGTGGTCTTTTATAGGATTCTACTATTTTGACCGTTTTCGCTTTTAACCTTATAGTTTACCTTTTGTTAGTGTTGAAAAATAGCCTTATTTAGGGGGGGTTAGTGGGAGATTGATTTTTAAAGAGTTGAAGAATTTAAAGATTCTAGTGTTATTGGTAACATGATTCTTAAAGTTCTAAAAAGTTTGGTGTTATTGATGTGATGATTTTACAATTCTATATAaatcttttgttattcaaaaagttcagtatttttagattttgtaatTCTATTAAACTATGGTGTTATTGAAACAATGATTCATTACATTTTAACTCACTACTCACAACTTTCAAAATACTAGAGTTAACCCATGTATTCCCAAAGTTGAGATgacaaaatcaatatttttttatcaaacatgcAAATATGATACGTGAGAAGCATTATCAATTCCATATAATCTTTTTTATCAAACATgcataa comes from the Brassica rapa cultivar Chiifu-401-42 chromosome A01, CAAS_Brap_v3.01, whole genome shotgun sequence genome and includes:
- the LOC103855821 gene encoding abscisic acid receptor PYR1; amino-acid sequence: MPSELTQEERSELTQSISEFHTYHLGPGSCSSLHAQRIHAPPEIVWSVVRQFDKPQTYKHFIKSCSVEKAFEMRVGCTRDVIVISGLPANTSTERLDMLDDERRVTGFSIIGGEHRLRNYKSVTTVHRFEKEKRVWTVVLESYVVDMPEGNSEDDTRMFADTVVKLNLQKLATVTEAMARNAGDGRGSRVT